TTGTTTTGTAATATACTCTCTTTTTCAATcaatgtgattttattttttgtcttcattttttttaaaattatgtaaaaagtattataatcataataagtgacaattcaaaatatttaaaagatgtACGAAAAATTTACGATTAATACtgacttatttaaattttgaaatgccGAAATGTGTTATGTAATAAAAGGAAACTTTTCTCAAATCAGTGTTTTTGATAAGATGACAAAATGAGATCAAATGCAGATCATCAACAACAGGTGTACTAATTTTATAGAGCAAACATGCTATTATGTGCATTGCCAACCTGCCCATTATTATCACCACATGTTGGTGTCTACTTTTTCTCATCATAAAAATGTTCTTGGAATCTAAAGTTGTGAcctaaaaatcttaaaattttaatttaaaaataaaatactaactATCTTTATGAAATTGATGTCCATATTAGTAGTGATggatcaaaaatttaaaaataataaattatcactAAAAGACATTTAGGGATAGTTTAGTAAATGGTAAGatgtattttcaattttatactcCATTCGTTCGATATTGTTTGTCCTGTTAcgtttttcaaaaatcaatttaagtaattttcaaagttaaattagatcatattaattcgatattttaaagaaaaaatagatattctaaaactatatgaaaagtgctataaattgtgattttttacatattaatataatgaaaaaatacatcttaaaatgttagttaaaatttttatagtttgactctaaaaataaaaatcatgacaaacaattccaGATAGAAGTAATATTATGATTTACTTACTTTTTTAGTTGGTCCAAAAAAAGAACACttctataattaataataacttaactttaaaatgttaaatttatcttcaatgaaatgatttttatccacacaaatattaaaatctTACTTTAGATCACATGTTTCAAAATTCTGTCTTTCTTTCTCGCAGTATCAAAGTTAAATTAACTCATGTAAAAATTGGGACGGAGAGAGTATATGTTAGCTTTGTGTACTATATGAAATTATCATGGTGATCCACCAATATTTCTAAGCGTTTTGCCACAAATTACAACACAATTTGTACTAAAATCTTGGTGATTCGCCAAGTGTTGCTATACCCATCGATTATAAAATTTTGGTGATCCTCAGAACAATTTATTCCAAATTTACAACACAAATTGTATCAAATCCTTGGTAAAACTCTAAAATCCAAACTTAGTGAAGGTTATTTTTTTCACAACTATTTAAATggaattataaaattaaataacaacacaacgatttttatttgtataaatctTCCCAAGCAACACATCACCCGTGATGGGTTGGGGTGGAATGATTTTAGAATCCTCCACCCCAAACCAAAGTCTCGGGTTCGAACCCTGTACATGGAAAAAATCTTGTGTTTGGAGTGCCACCCCACCCCAAATATAGATGGAACAATCCAAATTTAAGCAGGCTTCAATACGAATATTGGATCAACGTTTCTCATAAGCTCCTAACAAACCAACTTTTTATGCCAATATGACACAGTTAACATGAGCAGAGACTTGACATAACTGCAACAAAGTAAATTGTACAGAAGTATCATATCAATCACCTATAGAAACTAATCTTATATTCCCTATTCCAGACCACTAACATTTCCATCGATAATGTCTGCATAACAACTaaatcttattttgttattgttagtGCCCTCGTTTATTCAAGAAGCTCATAGATCAACTAGTTAAATGGAAATGCATTGATACCTCCACTGAAGTGCAGTCTAAGTGACGGTATCtatacatattcataaatataCCTCAAGACAGTCGGCTAAGCCGGGATTTTCATCAAGGGGTGTGAAATATGAAGAATTAAACACATAAGAAGCCAAAAAGATTCAAcacatgaatatattatatatatgtaaaagagAATTTACCTATCCACATTGTAATTTTGCAGTGAAGGGGTGTCCTTTGGACAAGGGTGGCTCCATCACAGCCTTTAGCAAGCCTTTGACAAATCTAATCCCAGCGTAGTAACCTGACTCAACGTTCACTGCAAACAGGGAGAGAAGCAGAGAAACAGAGGAATAGCTGCACGCACACAAATGACAGTCAAGGAAATATTAGATGATGAAAAGCACAAAAGTTCGGAAAGAGTCTCCTATCTTTACTAGGTAATTTAAGGTCCGTGTACACTTACTCTGCTCACAGACTCCGCGTGTGCGTGTATGTTGTTGATGTAAAAGACtagaaagttaaaaaatttcCCTATTAAATGTGCACAGAATTACTAAACCACCTACAATCCTGCAAAAACAAGATGTCCGAACTCAGAAAAGATAACCAAGTTTGCATCACAAAGTTTCACAAGGTCCAGATGTTTGATCATGTGAGAAGTTTTTTTCCATAGGAATGCATATAAAATACTCACGAATAGAGAAGAGTGTATTAGTCAAGTATGCTCGAACTTAAATTAGCACCTCAGAAAAATGTCACCAAATTAAGGCAATAGTCTGAGAAGGTATCTATGTAACATAATGACTTGACCAAACTCCATAACTTCAACATATATgttagaagagaaaagaaatctGCTATCTCAATTTTCATGCAAAGTTCTAACAGCTGAACATACAAAATAGCAAAACATCATCTAAATAAGAAACCAGAGCACTAACATCTACTGATGCTTCAAATGATACTGATGCAGCTGAACATACAAAATGGCTAAACATCATCAAACAAGATGGCTCTACgcagaaagagagaaaagaaacaGTTCTAGACCAAATAATTTAACCTCTCAGATCATAGACACGGCATATTGTAGATGACAAGGAACATTCACAAAGAAGCATTAGGTTGAAAACTAACTCATCATGATTACTCGCAAGAAAATGATTATGGCTATCAAATGTTGAATGCTGTTTCTTTACTCAGCAACAACATTTAATTGGCATACATAAGAAGTTCTATTCAGTGTTCACTAATTGGCAAAAGACGGAAGATAAATCTTATTCTCAAACAAAAACTAGTTCACAAACTTCCTTGCTCAGTATCAAAACAACCACAATTCCACCAAGAGTAGAGTGTACGCGCAGATCTTACCCCTACCTTGAGAAGGTAAAGAGAGGTTGTTGATGTAGACCCTCGGCTGAATGAACAATGAAAACGAGGCAGCAATAACACGCAGAAACAGCAAGAAGAAATTAAGATAACGaggttaaataataattaacaggTAGTAATAGTAGTctaaagaaagggaaaaacaagaagaaaaatatcaatACTCTGAGAATGGGAAGGAAATACACCCCCCTACCCACTATCCCTCCTACTCTATTCTCCAACCTCCACCCCCTCCCATCAAGTTCATGTCCTCGATGAGCTAAAGTTGCGTCATATCTTGCCTAATCACCTCACCCCTATACTTCTTAGGCCTACCTCTACCCCTCCGaagcaacaacaaaaacatgGAACAGCTTTAAATTTTGGACCCACCTGAGCTTATCCACAAGAGAATGAACACCACTGAGCAATGTCAAatgctttatttttttgttcttttttgaaAAGGTAAGATATGGATTAGAAAGAGAACAACTTTGCACTAAGTCGATACAAATATCAGGAACTCCTgtgtacaaaaaaaaaggatCCATACTGTGAAAGTCTTATCCTTGTAAAGATTCTATGAAATCTATCATGCTATCATCATCCTTTACATCCTGCAGTAGATTACACCAAAAAGTCAGAATCCATAAAACATTTGTATTTAACCTGTTGTAAGCTATTCATCTTAACCTTCGAAACATCTGACATTCCTTATATTCCAAAACATTGAATATTGTCACCAAATGATTGAATGCTTCTAATGTTTACCCCATACTActattgatttttgtataagTACCTACTCACAAAGCTAAGGGTTCTATTATAAAAGCTCACGCAAAATCCTCTCTGATGCACTTGAGCTTATGCCATTTCCTTGAGAATGAACACCAATAAGTCATGTCAAAATACTTCACTCCAACAAATTATGGAATTCTATGGAACATTTTATCTTCAACTTCTATCACATCACTAACAAAAGACTTGTTAAACCATCGACTAACATACAAGAACTCAGCCTATGCATAACTTGTAAAAACACTCatacaagaaaaattaaatgatagCTGAATTAACACATCAATCAAAACATTAAACTAGCATATATGCCAACGAACACATGTAAGCTAATATTTGATTAGATGAAGTCTTGATTCTTACATTAAGTGATTGAAAGAGTAGATATTGTCTTACATCAACGACACTAGAGCTATCATTGTAATAGTACAACACAGAACTGAAAGTTCCCTCTAATTTTACATGTTAATGTATATAAATCTGACAATAAAAGACTACATTATCCCAAAACTCATATATAGTTGAAGGACACATAATCAGATCAATTGTCAGACACTAATCCATCTATCATGAAATACCATGACATTAAATAGGATAAGTAAATGGAAGAGTTAAAATCTCTTCCAGCAACAGATTCATAGCAATTGCTTTAAATCtgtgattttttttgtgtgtttcaaTATAATTGAAAGATTGAAACTTTGAAACCATTTTCCTTCAAAGACATAGTGCTGTGCAGTAAAGATCATTTGAATTAGCATAAACATCATCCATCGGAGGTGGAAAGTTGAGATCGAAAGGCAGTGGATTTCTGAGAGATGAAGAAACGATGTTGTCATTTCCCCCTTCACAATCACCATCTTCAACAACAGAAGACGATGAGTCACAATCACTCCTGCAGTCATCCGGCTCAACCGGCGGCGATCTAGGATGTTTTCTCGAAGGCAAAACCGCCGTTTGCTGACGTGGCGGTCTCGGTCCACTGAATGATTCCACAGTACTACTCATACTGCTCGATGTAGGTCTTTGACAAATGATCGGAGCTTCTTGTGAGTACAATCTCGGGTCAACTAACCGATCATTAGGGTTTAAACTTCGATTGAACTGATGATGCTGAGAATACATAGGTAAAGGGAAATTAGTTTTAGCTTTAGGTCCACGAAGAGTTCGAGCTGCAGCATCATAAGCTTTGGCAGCATCTTCAGCTGAATCAAAAGTACCTAACCAAACCCTAGTTTTCTTCCATGGATCTCTAATCTCTGCAGCAAATCTCCCCCATGGCCTCTTCCGAACTCCACGAAACCTAATCTCCTTCAATCCTCCAGATCCATCTGGCTTCACCGCCGCCGCCGCCGCCGCCGGAGTTGCTCTGCCTCTTCTCAtatccaaaaattattttaaaataaaaaataaaaaaatcacaccTCCCCTTTTGAGATCGAATGGAGGATTAAGCTACCCTTCGTCTCCGAAGAAACTCGATATCCTTCTGTAAAATCTTCGATTtgattttctctctctactgTATTGTGTGGTCGTTTTTGGATGAgaattttagagagagaaaagaagaaagagggcttttcttattttgtttattttaatttttggctttatataaatttttttgctttGAGAGGGAGGAATTGGTTGGGAAACTGGGGGAAAAAACGCGGGGAACTTTTGTTGTATTTTCTCGATTTTGCCCCTACAAGTTACATGAACCAAACAAAGCTTAATAATTTTTGCTTCTACTTTCTTTCTtgcttcctttttctttttcccacGCTCAaggaaaatgacaaaattaccccttacatattatttcatttttttactaaaacCATACCTAGGTTAgtacaagtaattttttttataaccaaATGGATGTGATCCTTCGATCTTTAATAAGGAGTTCGCGCTTGAAGTTAAACGACTCTTAAGGAATTGTAGAAATGTTGTGGACTTACAAATAAAGATAACACAAGGATTTGAGAAAGGCTTGAGTAAGCTtaattcttgatttttatattatcagATGAATGTGATCTTCGGACCTTTAATGCTTGAGGCTAAACAACACTAGTTAGTTGAGGTTATTTTTTATCTTCACTAAAACAATAATTACTAGGTTAGTActactaatttttttatcacCAAAATAGATGTAATCTTTCGACTTTTAATCATGAGTTTGTGCTTAAGGTTGAATGACTTTAAAGTAATATAGATTAAAACAAGTAATGATAGAATATCATAGATCAACCAGCACACAAttacaaataaagaaaataaagaagaaaaataacataAGAATTTATAGTGTGGCTCGATTAGGGTTAATCATTACTATTAAATGGATATAATCCTTCGACCTTTGATCAGCTTGAGGTTTAATGATCCTTAAGAGATATCGATTCGAACTAgttgttataaaaatattgtaaactAACTAGTATATGTACCATCACGATCTTAATTATGTTCCTTTAGTCCAATTGATTTTGGCAGTTGGCTTTATGTAAGGAATTATACCTATTCACGTGAAATAGAAGAACCAGAAGATGGGGTGTGTGTAGTTGGAGAAATTGCCTTATCCTTCCATGCTTCTATGGAATGTGAAGTCAATTACCTattcatttttcatcaaatattttatattcgaGTTCGTgaaagttaattatttatttattcttaatcgaatattttaagtttgattttatgatttaaacttttaaaatagattttttcagTGAGATCCAAATTAGTCAAGTCCGAAAGTAAATATAAAACGTTAAGtgagaaattatataaaaaaaaaacaagtatcGAAAGTATTAAGGGGTTAATACCTAATTGTAAGAGTCAAGTTCAACCAAATTATTGAGTTATTATATCCCCTCTAATCAAATGAAGCATGTATGAAGTAGTTGATGCTTTTTCGATTCATTTATTAAGAGCACCAGAGAGTGTTCTTATACTCGTTTAATTTAGTTTCAActaattgaaagaaaatcaataGACTTtattcttctctctttttttttccccagtaaattaacattttcaatcttcatattttaatatcgattattaatttgatttttaatatgaaaataaattattaaaatatttgagtttatcaaatattttggaAGTACAATACGCTAATTTGGATAGTAGTAGCGCACATTACGTGTGAGCAATGAATAGACAAATATCTTAATACATTACACTAATTAATACCAAAGGGTTGTTTGGTTGTTAGTTGGTAGTTTAGCATTATGAATAAGGCAGTAGATTAAAtagttaatttaatttcttgaatttgttgaaatatttcatttagacacttaaattaaattatgttttaataCAACACCTCTCAGGCTCCCTTACATCTAATAAAGTATTTCAACAACTCTTCtgattcaatataaaaaaacttataataaaaaaaattgcatgtaTTTCATTCTTCTATTCAATagttaacataaaatatatcattCTCCTTTAATTATAGCATCAACCTAGATTAGGAAATGCCAAGCATTTGAAACTTATTGAGGTAAATGCGTATGATTAGAGGCAATGACATATTTTGTCTAATTAATTTAACCacttaataaaatgaaaacataCAAAAGAAACTTTCACAATATGAATTGAAAATgtcttattgaaatattttattaagacCTGAGGTGCATAGTTGGAACAAAACTTTGTTCgaatatttaatttaacatgTTGATTATACATTAAGCTATTGCTGTGTATTGTATTAGGAATGTGAACCAAAGAATAAATATTTCCTATTGATGCCCATTCACACACATTTGTATAAAGACCATAGAATTAATTTCATAATACTCTTTATTTATATCACGCAGGCGCCGGCCATCATAATGACCACACATTACAATTGGATTTGGATATTCGATCAAAACgagtttatttttgtatttatatttcaacaaagtattaaatatatattaatatttattaattcgaTTTTTTAGTTCAAACATGGAGAACTTGTTCTTCCCAAAATTATCATGCAATATGAATATGTTGCGAACAAATAAATTACATGTAATGCAAGCAAGAATGTGTTTGGGAGAAAATGTAAAGAGTTCTggtggggtgggtgggtggcctaaatttttttttaaaagctaGGTCATCTTCTTTATTCTAATACTAATAACATTAGATTGACTGATCAAGATTGAGTGATCTtaagaatttagaaatttttctCGTGttgtgattatttttattttatttaaaaggtAAAAGCTCGTTAGAAAATGATACGTACTTTAATGAATGAATATGGTAAActagattaattttattattgttaaagaatgacaaaagtcccagattggtggttaatgagatgagtgGACTCCTTATAAAGGTTGAACGATCCTTCTTActttgagctaacttttggaGTGTGAATTAGGcttaagacctaatttcacttggtatcagagcagagTCCGTCTCACCCAaaccagatgctaagcactggaCGTGAGGTGAGGtgttaaaaaatgacaaaaatctcATATCGATGGTTAATGAGATGagatcctcctccctttgaacTTATTAATTTTTGATTGACCATGTTCTAAAAGTTAGATGCTTTCGAGAAAGGCAGAGCAAACTAAAGTGACTaccaatacaaatatatttatggaTAATTGGTTGGTATaccacaaattaaaataaaaatttcttttatttatttatttattttcgaaTCAAAATTTTATGTTGACTTGCTTGAAAAGTAGTATAGTTTGTTACGTTAACTAAAAGAtaaattgtattataattttgtttttgattttttatctggtgtcaaaaatttatattagagtCCAACTAAATTCAAATATCCGTCGAGAAGTTTCACATTGGGATAAAAGACTCACTAACAAAGGCGACTCCAAGTTCAAAGATACTTGAACCCAAATCTTCTTGGTTAAAAATGAAGGAGTACTTATCACTCGTACTGTATGACGAATGGATTAAATACTAAGATAGAGGTAGAACCAAAGTTACTAGCTCAGCCAAATTCTAAAAGttttgattcaaattttattttatatattcaaattattaatttagcaACTGAAAAAAGTGTAAAAACCATAACATTCAATTGTAGAAATATCCCTCCCCTATTAAAtcctttttattcttcttcGTATGTTTACTCcactatatataaaatttccAAGTAATAAAAATCTTGACTCTAAttttaatagtaaaatattttatcctttaatAAACATGCATGATATTTTAtacaaatctaaattaattagacaataaattttttacatCTCAAgtttatattaaagaaaaaaaccaATTGACCTTTGGTCTTTAGAGCATGctaaatatgcaaaaaaaaactaCTATTTCCTTATTTAAAATTAGGAGTCATAAACATTTTGACTTGTATTTTGATGAGTAGTGTATTAGTCAATTCTCTTTGATTATTGTATTAGGTACTTTGACCataagaaaattgagaaaacttattaagggcaaaaaggtcaTATAACAGATTGGGTGAGTGGGACCCACTTGGACTCAACCACATCTGACCTGGCCCCACATTACCATTCACGTGCTTTAATGAGACTCCATTATCTTTAGTCAATCTTCCGTTTCGATGGACAATGCGGAGTGGGTCCCAccgaaaataaataaatattttatttttattgaaatttacCTCACATGTTTATTAGGGGGTGACACgctcaataaattttttttaatatttaaaatttaaatttaaaatttttaattaaaaataaaatagttacgTCATGACAAATCTACAACCAATATGTAGAGTCTAGGGGTGCTTGTTGCCTTATTAGATGGTTCGGTTTTGTAGATATGTTATAGTTATGAAAATCATTAAGATGTTAATTATTgacttattaattattattcattaataatttgattattgatttaatCCTTTAAGATTTATATGGAAAATTAATAAAGCTCAGTAACACCACCTATGGAGTAGGCAACATTCATATGTGTCAATATAAATACTATCAACCTAATTATCCaaataaaatatgcatatttcaaagTTCTCAAGGAAAGactacaaaaaatacaaaaatattgtatatttaaTATGCAACCATTGATATAACAAAAAGTATAGCATACAGATTAAGTCCATAATTCCCAAAAACACACTTCTAAGTTGAAAGCATTATGACGTTGTAATTATCGATCAAGAGAActaataatattcaaatatttatcgATAGATCAATAACACTCATGActtgattattaaattattagaaTTTCATGAATTATGTGAAAGTGTGTAACACTCTCATCTTCTTAACATATCACTTCAcgtatgtattgattttttttcatagatCAAgcacttaaaatttttattctatttctGATATGAATTGCGGTGAGAATTGATCTCAGAACTTTTATATATTCTAATActatattaaaatgtgtgatcaacttaatttaaaaaatacacttttattttttaataatatttttaataaaactgAATCACATCTGGATCTTATTTACCCAATAATGTGATCTATTTGTTAATAAAGAGGAAGAGGACACGTATTATATGTCCAAATGTCAATGGATGAGAAAATAAATCCTACGAGATAATTTCTTCTCTGTCGCTTAAATATTGGCATTGAACAAAATTCcgtttatcatttttaaaacataattataagtgAGGTGATTGTTAAGTTTGTAATATGCTCTAGTGAGTTTATATTTACatctctaataataataataatactaagaACGTCGTCATTGTTATCaccttaataaaattttaactttgttaatttaaagataaatttctttttatgttcctcttttattaaaattatagagCATACTCATTAAATTTTATCACCTAACCCAAACATCAATGGCAGAAAGAACATGTCCCCTAACATCTTGGTCCCCACTCCCCTGTGCAGGAAagattaaattgaaaatttgatgGTTTTAGGGTAACCTATCCTTATTCGAGGAGTCTAGCTTATCGAAAAATTATATAGTATATTTAgattaaattgtaattttataaatatattatatacatcCGTGTTAATACTTCAAGACAAGCTGACCTGCAAAACTAGATGAATGATTATTTTTGAGCCATTACTTGGTGCCTTGTCCAGAAAAGGatttaatattatcataaaaacatatcaagaaataaaattacgCAGAGTATTGTAAAgctattataattatattttgctattacttgtaaaaattttttatttcttttgtattacctttatattttaatactgGTTAGATTTTACTAAAATTTTGACTCTACTGAAATATAGTATATCAAGTTACACTCTTCGAGTGCCTTTCCAAGAATCTTACGGATactcgaggaaaatgattgTTGGGATAGCTAGGACCACAAGCATGAAGCGTCGttatttcttctcttctttcgGCAAATTTAAGAGGTATTGCTTCTGATTTATGAacaatttaaagtttttttgccttttatctttttcttcgtcggttaaaaaaaagtaatttattttttattttaagtctgtttagaaaaaaataattttttatttttttaacactttaatttaacttttcatGTGGCATATTTCAGACTATGATATAAAacatattttggtacatttaacacaattttaatttaga
The sequence above is a segment of the Solanum lycopersicum chromosome 10, SLM_r2.1 genome. Coding sequences within it:
- the ERF36 gene encoding ethylene response factor F.1, coding for MRRGRATPAAAAAAVKPDGSGGLKEIRFRGVRKRPWGRFAAEIRDPWKKTRVWLGTFDSAEDAAKAYDAAARTLRGPKAKTNFPLPMYSQHHQFNRSLNPNDRLVDPRLYSQEAPIICQRPTSSSMSSTVESFSGPRPPRQQTAVLPSRKHPRSPPVEPDDCRSDCDSSSSVVEDGDCEGGNDNIVSSSLRNPLPFDLNFPPPMDDVYANSNDLYCTALCL